One genomic region from Mesorhizobium terrae encodes:
- a CDS encoding sensor domain-containing diguanylate cyclase, producing the protein MVPSRQAVRTAAPFLLWMALLTLANYLSNSLLRVEGLISFPLAGGLLLGVLLLTPRQRWPRYAVTAFPLLALTRGLAIGPVAEIVSPTTLIFTGSSILLTYAAAVVLGRDRDWIEGRSDTLRAWARFGVVVIILIPLVSAFVHAAVRTPPHGHSAVHYGFYVFTNTALTYVVLTPLILRLQPRQLIELHRSGRSLEAIVSLAGFGLFAALIFEQPTVLPLFLLLPPLIGILFRYGFVGIVASIGLLVPIAILFTGADYGPFHTMALEDVHNALLLCRVFLILTFGIVVLVAALLHERERLLHLRQADRDIYEMVARQSGDMAFVSDLDGRIIFISPVATQVLGLAEGALGDFDWRAHVHPDDMGIITDGMQRVRAGDADVAYVFRAYDVNRNLLWFENRVRLSTSNKDAPRFIVGSTREVTARILREQQLETMAAIDALTGLPNRREFNEQSRLKWRQASRLGSYLSLHVIDVDRFKDFNDVYGHAKGDDCLRKVATAIRNALKRPEDFCARYGGEEFTVLLPDTEPEDALMLGETICAAVRELGLRHEASDHGVVTVSIGCATLRPIFTDDDGSLFEAADAALYQAKRQGRNMVAASNLHKVIDIPHVIQLPTKRRR; encoded by the coding sequence ATGGTTCCGTCCAGGCAGGCAGTGCGGACCGCCGCTCCGTTCCTGTTGTGGATGGCGCTGCTCACGCTCGCCAACTATCTGTCCAACTCGCTGCTGCGCGTCGAGGGGCTGATTTCCTTCCCGCTCGCTGGCGGCCTGCTGCTGGGGGTCCTGCTTTTGACGCCACGCCAGCGGTGGCCGCGCTACGCGGTGACCGCCTTTCCGCTGCTGGCGCTCACCCGGGGACTGGCGATCGGCCCGGTCGCCGAGATCGTCTCACCGACGACACTGATCTTCACAGGGTCGTCGATCCTGCTCACCTATGCCGCCGCGGTGGTTCTGGGTCGCGACCGCGACTGGATCGAAGGCCGCTCCGACACGCTGAGGGCCTGGGCGCGCTTCGGTGTGGTCGTCATCATTCTCATTCCGCTGGTCTCCGCTTTCGTCCATGCCGCAGTGCGCACGCCGCCGCATGGACACAGCGCCGTGCATTACGGGTTCTACGTGTTCACCAACACGGCCCTGACCTATGTGGTGCTCACCCCGCTGATCCTGCGCCTGCAGCCGCGCCAGCTCATCGAGCTTCATCGCAGCGGCCGCTCCCTGGAAGCGATCGTCTCGCTGGCCGGGTTCGGCCTGTTCGCGGCGCTGATCTTCGAACAGCCCACCGTGCTGCCGCTGTTTCTCCTGTTGCCGCCGCTCATCGGCATCCTGTTCCGCTACGGTTTTGTCGGCATCGTCGCCTCCATCGGGCTGCTGGTGCCCATCGCCATCCTGTTCACCGGCGCCGACTATGGGCCGTTCCACACCATGGCCTTGGAGGACGTGCACAATGCGCTTTTGTTGTGCAGGGTCTTCCTGATCCTGACCTTCGGCATCGTGGTGCTGGTGGCGGCGCTGCTGCACGAACGCGAGCGGCTCCTGCATCTCAGGCAGGCCGACCGCGACATCTACGAAATGGTGGCGCGCCAGTCCGGCGACATGGCCTTCGTCAGCGACCTCGATGGGCGCATCATCTTCATTTCGCCGGTGGCCACCCAGGTGCTCGGCCTCGCCGAAGGCGCGCTTGGCGACTTCGACTGGCGCGCCCATGTCCACCCGGACGACATGGGCATCATCACCGACGGCATGCAGAGGGTGCGCGCCGGCGACGCCGACGTCGCCTATGTTTTCCGCGCCTACGACGTGAACCGCAATCTGCTGTGGTTCGAAAACCGGGTGCGGTTGTCGACGTCCAACAAGGACGCGCCGCGTTTCATCGTCGGTTCGACGCGCGAGGTGACGGCGCGCATCCTACGCGAACAGCAATTGGAGACGATGGCGGCCATCGATGCGCTGACCGGCCTGCCCAACCGGCGCGAGTTCAACGAGCAGAGCCGGTTGAAATGGCGGCAGGCCTCGCGGCTGGGGTCCTATCTTTCACTGCACGTCATCGACGTCGACCGCTTCAAGGACTTCAACGATGTCTATGGCCATGCCAAGGGCGACGATTGCCTGCGCAAGGTGGCGACAGCCATCCGCAACGCGTTGAAGCGGCCGGAGGATTTCTGCGCCCGCTATGGCGGCGAGGAATTCACGGTGCTTCTGCCCGACACCGAACCGGAGGACGCGCTGATGCTGGGCGAGACGATCTGCGCGGCCGTGCGCGAACTTGGCCTGCGCCACGAGGCCAGCGACCATGGCGTGGTCACCGTCAGCATCGGCTGCGCGACGCTCAGGCCGATCTTCACCGATGACGACGGCTCGCTGTTCGAGGCAGCCGACGCCGCGCTTTACCAGGCCAAGCGGCAAGGCCGGAACATGGTCGCGGCGAGCAATCTGCACAAGGTGATCGACATCCCCCACGTCATCCAGCTGCCGACCAAGCGCAGGCGCTGA
- a CDS encoding MATE family efflux transporter, which yields MTDKPAARPSRDLTSGPIASTLLVFALPVLGSNVLQSLNGSINAVWVGRYLGETALAATSNANLVLFLLLGTMFGIGMAATILVAQSVGARNLDEAKRIVGTSATFYFIVSLVFALGGWLWVDKILSLLATPPDAMPLARAYLLVIFAAVPAANLLGFVMTILRGAGDSRTPFFFMAFAVLLDIVLNPLLIAGIGPFPKMGIAGSAMATLIGQTVSVIAILVLLYRRKHPLRLAGPDLALLKPDPRLLRIIVAKGVPMGLQMIVISMAALVVMGLVNGYGSRVTAAYGITAQLWTYIQMPALAIGAAVSSMAAQNVGARRWDRIGRIAAAGVGFNLLLTGSLVVLLHLFDRPILGLFLANDSTAVDIAEHINNAASWSFILFGVTIVLFATVRATGAVLPPLIILIVSVLLIRTGFAYSLRDWLGQEALWWSFPAGSIASLALAAAYYRFGGWRTMHMIEEERPAAGEPPDTGLGVPRGRARLGEQAEG from the coding sequence ATGACCGACAAGCCAGCCGCCCGCCCGTCGCGCGACCTCACCAGCGGGCCGATCGCCAGCACGCTGCTGGTCTTCGCGCTGCCGGTGCTCGGCTCCAACGTGCTGCAATCGCTGAACGGTTCCATCAACGCGGTCTGGGTCGGCCGTTATCTCGGCGAGACCGCGCTGGCGGCGACATCCAATGCCAATCTGGTGCTGTTCCTGCTGCTCGGCACCATGTTCGGCATCGGCATGGCGGCCACCATCCTGGTGGCGCAGTCGGTCGGTGCGCGCAACCTGGACGAAGCCAAGCGCATCGTCGGCACCAGCGCCACCTTCTATTTCATCGTCTCGCTTGTTTTCGCGCTGGGTGGCTGGCTGTGGGTGGACAAGATCCTGTCCCTGTTGGCGACGCCGCCCGACGCCATGCCGCTGGCGCGTGCCTATCTGCTCGTCATCTTCGCGGCGGTGCCGGCCGCCAATCTGCTCGGCTTCGTCATGACCATCCTGCGCGGCGCCGGCGATTCGCGCACGCCGTTCTTCTTCATGGCTTTCGCCGTGCTGCTCGACATCGTGTTGAACCCGCTGCTCATCGCCGGCATCGGCCCGTTTCCCAAAATGGGCATCGCCGGTTCGGCAATGGCGACGCTGATCGGCCAGACGGTGAGCGTCATCGCCATCCTTGTGCTGCTCTACCGGCGCAAGCACCCGCTGCGGCTGGCAGGCCCCGACCTTGCTTTGCTCAAGCCCGACCCGAGGCTGCTGCGCATCATCGTCGCCAAGGGCGTGCCGATGGGCCTGCAGATGATCGTCATCTCGATGGCAGCCCTGGTGGTGATGGGGCTGGTCAACGGCTACGGTTCGCGGGTCACCGCCGCCTACGGCATCACCGCGCAATTGTGGACCTACATCCAGATGCCGGCATTGGCGATCGGCGCCGCCGTCTCGTCCATGGCGGCGCAGAATGTCGGCGCCCGCCGCTGGGACCGCATCGGCCGCATCGCCGCCGCCGGCGTCGGCTTCAACCTGTTGCTGACCGGCTCGCTGGTGGTGTTGCTCCATCTGTTCGACCGCCCGATCCTCGGCCTGTTCCTGGCCAATGACAGCACCGCGGTCGACATCGCGGAGCACATCAACAACGCCGCCTCGTGGTCGTTCATCCTGTTCGGCGTCACCATCGTGCTGTTTGCCACGGTGCGCGCCACAGGCGCGGTGCTGCCGCCGCTGATCATCCTGATCGTCTCGGTGCTCCTCATCCGCACCGGCTTTGCCTATTCGCTGCGCGATTGGCTTGGCCAGGAGGCGCTGTGGTGGAGTTTTCCCGCCGGTTCGATCGCCTCGCTGGCGCTGGCCGCCGCCTACTACCGCTTCGGCGGATGGCGCACCATGCACATGATCGAGGAGGAACGGCCCGCCGCCGGCGAACCCCCGGACACCGGCCTCGGCGTGCCGCGTGGGCGCGCACGGCTGGGGGAACAGGCGGAGGGGTGA
- a CDS encoding manganese efflux pump MntP family protein: MSPIAIGVLAVSMSLDALIAAIGRGATTRHPSLSEAVKTGLVFGVIEMLTPLIGWALGIAASQWIQSVDHWVAFALLAGVGGRMILQALWPQAEPSDVPTARPTLGLLATAVGTSIDAMAVGVSLAFLDVNIFVVAAAIGFATMVMTITGVLAGKYLGARFGRYAEIVGGIALIGLGGKILIDHLGAG, translated from the coding sequence ATGTCGCCCATCGCCATTGGCGTGCTGGCCGTCAGCATGTCGCTCGATGCCTTGATTGCGGCCATCGGCCGCGGCGCCACCACCAGGCACCCTTCGCTGTCGGAAGCCGTCAAGACCGGCCTCGTCTTCGGCGTCATCGAAATGCTGACGCCTTTGATCGGCTGGGCACTCGGAATCGCCGCCAGCCAGTGGATCCAGAGCGTCGACCACTGGGTCGCCTTCGCGCTGCTGGCCGGCGTCGGCGGCAGGATGATCCTGCAGGCGTTGTGGCCTCAGGCAGAGCCTTCCGACGTGCCGACCGCACGTCCGACGCTCGGCCTTCTGGCCACGGCGGTCGGCACCAGCATCGACGCCATGGCCGTCGGCGTTTCGCTGGCCTTTCTCGATGTGAACATTTTTGTCGTGGCGGCGGCGATCGGCTTTGCCACCATGGTCATGACCATCACCGGCGTTCTGGCCGGCAAATATCTCGGCGCGCGTTTTGGCCGCTATGCCGAGATCGTCGGCGGCATCGCGCTGATCGGCCTTGGCGGCAAGATCCTCATCGATCATCTCGGCGCCGGCTGA
- a CDS encoding nucleotidyltransferase domain-containing protein, with translation MNEQAEIPDQERWVAWQPAELAQRLRDVARPWCIVGGWALDLWHGAETRDHGDLEFTILREDLGAFRRALGDLEFYTVHDGVLERLAVDREPAAEIFQIWGFDRAAGRWRVDMMIEPGTDDGWVYKRATEIRRPRSEMVMRTAGGIPYLNPSAVLLFKAKYQRPKDEADFAAALPKLAAPERTWLRDCLELLHPGHGWTKAL, from the coding sequence ATGAACGAACAGGCCGAGATTCCCGATCAGGAACGATGGGTGGCGTGGCAGCCCGCTGAGTTGGCGCAGCGCCTGCGCGATGTCGCACGGCCGTGGTGCATCGTCGGTGGCTGGGCTCTCGATCTGTGGCATGGAGCCGAGACCCGCGACCACGGCGATCTGGAATTCACGATCCTGCGCGAGGATCTCGGCGCCTTTCGGCGGGCATTGGGCGATCTGGAATTCTACACCGTGCATGACGGCGTTCTCGAACGTCTCGCGGTGGACCGGGAACCGGCGGCCGAGATCTTTCAAATCTGGGGCTTCGACCGCGCCGCCGGGCGCTGGCGGGTGGACATGATGATCGAGCCTGGAACGGATGACGGCTGGGTCTACAAGCGGGCAACGGAAATCCGGCGGCCGCGCTCCGAAATGGTGATGCGGACGGCTGGCGGTATTCCTTACCTCAACCCGTCCGCCGTGCTGTTGTTCAAGGCAAAATACCAACGCCCCAAGGACGAGGCGGATTTCGCGGCGGCACTGCCGAAACTAGCCGCGCCCGAGCGTACCTGGCTGAGGGATTGCCTCGAACTGCTGCACCCCGGCCATGGCTGGACAAAGGCACTGTGA
- a CDS encoding SRPBCC family protein: protein MALVIEGEERIAAPVDKVWAALNDPAVLKESIPGCQSLEMKSPTDMAATVVLKIGPIKATFNGEVTLKNLNPPHSYTIQGEGKGGIAGFAKGGADVTLTADGGDATVLKYAAKADVGGKIAQLGSRLIMSTSKKLAGEFFSTFGKKVGDAG from the coding sequence ATGGCTCTGGTGATCGAAGGCGAAGAACGCATCGCGGCCCCCGTCGACAAGGTCTGGGCGGCGCTGAATGATCCGGCGGTGCTCAAGGAAAGCATTCCCGGCTGCCAGAGCCTGGAGATGAAATCGCCCACCGACATGGCCGCCACCGTGGTGCTGAAGATCGGGCCGATCAAGGCGACCTTCAACGGCGAGGTGACGCTGAAGAACCTCAACCCGCCGCATTCCTATACCATCCAGGGCGAAGGCAAGGGCGGCATCGCCGGCTTCGCCAAGGGTGGCGCCGACGTGACGCTGACCGCCGACGGCGGCGACGCCACCGTGTTGAAATACGCCGCCAAGGCCGATGTCGGCGGCAAGATCGCCCAGCTCGGCAGCCGCCTGATCATGTCGACGTCCAAGAAGCTGGCCGGCGAGTTTTTCTCAACCTTCGGCAAGAAGGTGGGCGACGCCGGCTGA
- a CDS encoding SRPBCC family protein: MTLPKITTNPKLDLVLERELDVPVELVWRAWTTAEHLRHWFVPKPWTITACDLDVRPGGAMNFTMRSPEGQEYPNTGCYLEVKPFERLVTTDTLLGGYRPSPNPFFTAVLDFAPKGSGTQYRAIAIHGEEASRQKHEEMGFHDGWGTVVGQMVEYIKAGRLQG, translated from the coding sequence ATGACCTTGCCCAAAATCACCACCAATCCCAAGCTCGACCTCGTGCTCGAACGCGAACTCGACGTGCCGGTCGAACTCGTCTGGCGCGCCTGGACCACCGCCGAGCACCTGCGCCACTGGTTCGTGCCGAAACCGTGGACGATCACCGCCTGCGACCTCGACGTGCGCCCGGGCGGCGCCATGAACTTCACCATGCGCTCGCCGGAAGGCCAGGAATATCCCAACACCGGCTGTTATCTCGAAGTGAAGCCGTTCGAGCGCCTGGTCACCACCGACACGCTGCTCGGCGGCTACCGGCCGTCGCCCAATCCCTTCTTCACCGCCGTCCTCGACTTCGCGCCGAAGGGAAGCGGCACGCAATACCGGGCCATCGCGATCCATGGCGAGGAGGCGAGCCGCCAGAAACACGAGGAGATGGGCTTCCACGACGGCTGGGGCACGGTGGTGGGCCAGATGGTGGAATACATCAAGGCCGGCCGCCTGCAGGGCTGA
- a CDS encoding IlvD/Edd family dehydratase — protein sequence MAGAPSDKKRFRSQEWFDNPGNPGMTALYLERYLNYGLTREELQSGKPLIGIAQTGSDLSPCNRHHIELAKRVREGIVAAGGIPFEFPCHPIQETGKRPTASLDRNLAYLSLVEVLYGYPLDGVVLTIGCDKTTPAMLMAAATVNIPAIALSVGPMLNGWHKGKRTGSGTIVWESRQRLSAGEIDYDEFMEIVASSAPSVGYCNTMGTATTMNSLAEALGMQLPGSAAIPAPYRERGQISYETGKRIVGMVHEDLKPSDIMTREAFENAIVINSAIGGSTNAPIHLNAIARHLGVRLDNNDWQTIGHKIPLLVNLQPAGEYLGEDYHHAGGVPAVVAELMKASLLPHPGALTVNGKTMGDNCGKAENLDTKVILPVSDPLKKEAGFINLSGNLFDSAIMKTSVISKEFRDRYLSNPADPEAFEGKAAVFDGPEDYHARIDDPAEAIDEHTILFMRGAGPVGYPGGAEVVNMQPPAYLIKRGIHSLPCVGDGRQSGTSGTPSILNASPEAAAGGGLALLRKGDRVRIDLRKGTADMLVPEDELARRRAALSGNGGYHYPKHQTPWQEIQRGMVDQFSEGMVLKPAVKYQDVAHTAGLPRDNH from the coding sequence ATGGCAGGCGCGCCTAGCGATAAGAAAAGATTCCGGTCGCAGGAGTGGTTCGACAATCCCGGCAATCCGGGCATGACCGCTCTCTATCTGGAGCGCTATCTGAACTATGGCCTGACCCGCGAAGAGCTGCAGTCCGGCAAGCCGCTGATCGGCATCGCCCAGACCGGGTCGGACCTTTCGCCCTGCAACCGCCACCATATCGAGCTGGCCAAGCGCGTGCGCGAGGGCATCGTGGCGGCCGGCGGCATTCCCTTCGAGTTCCCCTGCCACCCGATCCAGGAGACCGGCAAGCGCCCGACCGCTTCGCTCGACCGCAACCTTGCCTATCTGTCGCTGGTCGAGGTGCTCTACGGCTATCCGCTCGACGGCGTCGTGCTGACCATCGGTTGCGACAAGACCACGCCGGCCATGCTGATGGCGGCGGCCACCGTCAACATCCCGGCGATCGCGCTCTCCGTCGGGCCGATGCTGAATGGCTGGCACAAGGGCAAGCGCACCGGCTCCGGCACCATCGTGTGGGAATCGCGCCAGCGCCTCTCGGCGGGCGAGATCGACTATGACGAGTTCATGGAGATCGTGGCATCCTCGGCGCCGTCGGTCGGCTATTGCAACACCATGGGCACGGCGACGACCATGAACTCGCTGGCCGAGGCACTCGGCATGCAATTGCCGGGCTCCGCCGCGATTCCAGCGCCCTATCGCGAGCGCGGCCAGATTTCCTACGAGACCGGCAAACGCATCGTCGGCATGGTGCATGAGGATTTGAAGCCGTCCGACATCATGACGCGCGAAGCCTTCGAGAACGCCATCGTCATCAACTCGGCCATCGGCGGCTCGACCAACGCGCCGATCCATCTGAACGCGATTGCCCGCCATCTCGGCGTGCGCCTCGACAACAATGACTGGCAGACGATCGGCCACAAGATCCCGCTGCTGGTGAACCTGCAGCCGGCCGGCGAATATCTCGGCGAGGATTATCACCATGCCGGCGGCGTGCCGGCGGTGGTCGCCGAACTGATGAAGGCCAGCCTGCTGCCGCATCCCGGCGCCTTGACCGTCAACGGCAAGACCATGGGCGACAATTGCGGCAAGGCCGAAAACCTCGACACGAAGGTGATCTTGCCGGTGTCGGACCCGCTGAAGAAGGAAGCCGGCTTCATCAACCTGAGCGGCAATCTTTTCGACAGCGCCATCATGAAGACCAGCGTGATCTCCAAGGAGTTCCGCGACCGCTATCTGTCGAACCCGGCCGACCCCGAGGCTTTCGAGGGCAAGGCGGCGGTGTTCGACGGGCCGGAGGATTATCACGCCCGCATCGACGATCCGGCCGAGGCGATAGACGAGCACACCATCCTGTTCATGCGCGGCGCCGGCCCGGTCGGCTATCCGGGTGGCGCGGAGGTGGTGAACATGCAGCCGCCGGCCTATCTGATCAAACGCGGCATCCATTCGCTGCCTTGCGTCGGCGACGGCCGCCAGTCCGGCACGTCCGGCACGCCGTCCATCCTCAACGCCTCGCCCGAGGCAGCCGCCGGCGGCGGCCTGGCGCTGCTGCGGAAGGGTGACCGCGTGCGCATCGATCTCAGGAAAGGCACCGCCGATATGCTGGTGCCGGAGGACGAGCTGGCCCGCCGCCGCGCCGCGCTTTCCGGCAATGGCGGCTACCACTATCCGAAACACCAGACGCCCTGGCAGGAAATCCAGCGGGGCATGGTCGACCAGTTCTCGGAAGGCATGGTGCTGAAGCCCGCGGTCAAATACCAGGATGTCGCCCACACCGCCGGCCTGCCGCGCGACAATCACTGA
- a CDS encoding GFA family protein translates to MKKTYHGSCHCGLIRFLAELDFDDGIRRCNCSFCLKVGYKKSFAAYEAVEITGGKERMLDYKARPSNWPEGDINHYMCPACGVHTFSRGYLDFMGGNFWAVNVACLDDATEEELAAAPIVYEDGKRDQQMQAPAITRYL, encoded by the coding sequence ATGAAAAAAACCTATCACGGCAGTTGCCATTGCGGTCTCATCCGCTTCTTAGCCGAGCTCGATTTCGACGACGGCATCCGGCGCTGCAATTGCAGCTTTTGCCTCAAGGTCGGCTACAAAAAGTCCTTCGCCGCCTACGAGGCGGTCGAGATCACCGGCGGCAAGGAGCGCATGCTCGATTACAAGGCGCGGCCTTCCAACTGGCCGGAAGGCGACATCAACCACTACATGTGCCCGGCCTGCGGCGTGCACACCTTCTCGCGCGGCTATCTCGATTTCATGGGCGGCAATTTCTGGGCGGTGAACGTCGCCTGCCTGGACGATGCCACAGAGGAAGAACTGGCCGCCGCGCCGATCGTCTATGAAGACGGCAAGCGCGACCAGCAGATGCAGGCGCCGGCGATCACCAGATATCTGTAG
- a CDS encoding ArsR/SmtB family transcription factor translates to MTPRAGLQHSPPPTNAAVVDRVFRALSDPTRRNVLERLSLRPASASELAAPYDMALPSFVEHLKVLEGSGLVRSHKAGRVRTYELAAEQLKLAEDWLGRQRNIWERRLDQLDSYLLKLKEEEAK, encoded by the coding sequence GTGACACCACGGGCAGGCCTGCAGCACTCCCCTCCGCCGACGAACGCCGCGGTCGTCGACCGCGTCTTTCGCGCCCTGTCCGACCCGACACGGCGCAATGTGCTGGAACGGCTGTCGCTGCGCCCCGCCTCGGCCAGCGAGCTCGCCGCCCCCTACGACATGGCGCTGCCCTCCTTCGTCGAACACCTGAAGGTGCTGGAGGGAAGCGGCCTGGTGCGCTCGCACAAGGCCGGCCGCGTCAGGACCTACGAACTGGCCGCGGAACAACTCAAGCTTGCCGAGGACTGGCTCGGACGTCAGCGCAACATCTGGGAACGCCGCCTCGACCAGCTCGACAGCTATCTGCTCAAACTCAAGGAAGAGGAAGCCAAATGA
- a CDS encoding DUF535 family protein, producing the protein MQSPTANVDSLPPEPIKIPKPRPPRSALRRKLDHWWATTKWAALRWIYRREIAKLSDVFGAEPFAAILDRYPGILDKPVRPYLLYGLKWQNRAPAVIDHYQAAARLLTNEAFVESHIDGVRLLTLPTDAGEVSVDLAGQGGLYREAEWRLVLCVDARPVMEMGLAIVNERNLKLDGSADVLWIGVLKTALAGTHGLDDARALTKAMEGLRPKSLLLLVAQALAKALNLGGLFGVSNKGHVFAGDYSLRRRIKADYDSFWLECSGENVRPTLFALPLVKAQRDPSEYKPNKRAQVRRRQQLELDIEKLVREAIEPLLRR; encoded by the coding sequence ATGCAGTCGCCGACTGCCAACGTTGACAGTTTGCCGCCCGAACCGATCAAGATCCCGAAACCGCGTCCGCCGCGCTCCGCGCTGCGGCGCAAGCTGGATCATTGGTGGGCTACGACGAAATGGGCGGCGCTCAGGTGGATATACCGCCGCGAGATCGCCAAGCTGAGCGATGTCTTCGGTGCAGAACCGTTCGCCGCGATCCTCGACCGCTATCCGGGTATCCTGGACAAGCCCGTCCGGCCTTATCTGCTGTACGGCCTGAAGTGGCAGAACCGGGCGCCGGCGGTGATCGATCACTATCAGGCGGCGGCGCGCCTTTTGACCAACGAGGCCTTCGTCGAAAGCCACATCGATGGCGTGCGGCTTCTGACGCTGCCGACCGACGCTGGCGAAGTCTCGGTGGACCTCGCCGGCCAGGGCGGATTGTATCGCGAGGCGGAATGGCGCCTTGTCCTTTGCGTCGACGCGCGCCCGGTGATGGAGATGGGCCTTGCCATCGTCAATGAGCGCAACCTTAAGCTCGACGGCAGCGCGGACGTTCTGTGGATCGGCGTGCTCAAGACCGCTCTTGCCGGCACGCATGGCCTGGACGATGCGCGCGCCCTGACCAAGGCGATGGAGGGGCTGAGGCCGAAATCGCTGCTGCTTCTGGTGGCGCAGGCGTTGGCCAAGGCCCTCAATCTCGGCGGCCTGTTCGGCGTATCCAACAAGGGCCATGTCTTTGCCGGCGACTACAGCCTGCGTCGCCGCATCAAGGCCGACTATGACAGCTTCTGGCTCGAATGCAGCGGCGAGAATGTCAGGCCGACCTTGTTCGCCCTGCCGCTGGTCAAGGCGCAGCGCGACCCCAGCGAATACAAGCCGAACAAGCGGGCGCAGGTCCGCCGGCGTCAGCAGCTGGAACTCGATATCGAGAAGCTGGTTCGCGAAGCCATCGAGCCGCTGCTGCGCCGGTAA